A part of Triticum urartu cultivar G1812 unplaced genomic scaffold, Tu2.1 TuUngrouped_contig_4624, whole genome shotgun sequence genomic DNA contains:
- the LOC125528086 gene encoding acyl-coenzyme A thioesterase 13-like, producing MEKLEGGSKDVDEAMERWHNRSLGHRLYDAFTVAGLRVETIEPGRLLCSFMVPPRLTSSASNRMHGGAVASLVDLVGSAVFFAGGSPVTGVSLDITVSYLGAARANEEIEIEARVLGIGDKTGCVTVEVRRKDTGQVLAHGRHTKYLANVSSKL from the exons ATGGAGAAGCTCGAAGGCGGCAGCAAGGATGTTGACGAAGCCATGGAGAGGTGGCACAACCGTTCCTTGGGCCACCGGCTGTACGACGCCTTCACCGTAGCCGGCCTCCGCGTGGAGACCATCGAACCCGGCCGCCTCCTCTGCTCCTTCATGGTCCCTCCTCGCCTCACGTCG AGCGCCAGCAACCGCATGCATGGAGGCGCGGTGGCGTCGCTGGTGGACCTGGTGGGGTCTGCTGTGTTCTTCGCCGGCGGCTCGCCGGTGACGGGGGTCTCACTGGATATCACCGTCTCCTACCTGGGCGCCGCCCGTGCAAAC GAGGAGATCGAGATCGAGGCTCGGGTGCTCGGCATCGGCGACAAGACGGGGTGCGTGACCGTGGAGGTGAGGAGGAAGGACACCGGCCAGGTGCTCGCGCACGGCCGCCACACCAAGTATCTCGCCAACGTCTCCAGTAAACTGTGA